In Halobacillus amylolyticus, the following proteins share a genomic window:
- a CDS encoding alpha-ketoacid dehydrogenase subunit beta: MAQMTMIQAITDAMRTELKNDENVLIFGEDVGQNGGVFRATEGLQDEFGEDRVFDTPLAESGIGGLSIGLALTDFRPVPEIQFFGFVYETMDAISGQMARYRYRTGNTRNMPITIRSPFGGGVHTPELHADSLEGLMAQQPGLKVVIPSNPYDAKGLLIQSIRDNDPVIFLEHMKLYRSFREEVPEEEYTVELGKAEVKREGTDVTLIAYGAMVHSCLKAAEELEENGVSAEVIDLRTVSPVDYETILASVEKTNRAVMVQEAQKQAGIAASVAAEIQEKAILHLEAPVLRVTAPDTVYAFTQAEEIWLPDHNDIVEKANKVVNF; this comes from the coding sequence ATGGCACAAATGACAATGATTCAAGCCATCACTGATGCGATGCGCACAGAACTTAAGAACGATGAAAACGTGCTCATTTTTGGTGAAGACGTAGGCCAAAATGGCGGTGTATTCCGTGCAACAGAAGGTCTTCAGGATGAATTCGGAGAAGACCGTGTATTTGATACACCACTTGCCGAGTCAGGAATCGGTGGTTTGTCCATCGGTCTTGCTTTAACTGACTTCCGTCCGGTTCCAGAAATCCAATTCTTTGGATTCGTTTACGAGACAATGGATGCGATTAGTGGTCAAATGGCTCGTTACCGTTATCGTACTGGGAACACGAGGAATATGCCGATTACCATCCGCTCACCATTTGGCGGGGGTGTTCACACACCTGAGCTTCACGCTGACAGTTTGGAAGGTTTAATGGCTCAGCAGCCAGGTCTTAAAGTCGTCATTCCTTCTAACCCTTATGACGCAAAAGGTCTTCTTATCCAATCGATCCGTGATAACGACCCTGTTATTTTCCTTGAGCATATGAAACTTTATCGTTCATTCCGTGAAGAAGTTCCAGAGGAAGAATATACAGTTGAACTTGGAAAAGCCGAAGTGAAGCGGGAAGGTACAGATGTTACTTTGATTGCTTATGGAGCTATGGTACATTCTTGTCTAAAAGCAGCTGAGGAGCTTGAGGAAAACGGTGTTAGTGCTGAAGTGATCGATCTTCGTACAGTAAGTCCTGTCGATTACGAGACTATTTTAGCTTCAGTTGAGAAAACTAATCGTGCCGTAATGGTTCAAGAAGCTCAGAAACAAGCAGGAATTGCTGCGAGTGTTGCTGCTGAAATTCAAGAAAAAGCTATTCTTCACCTTGAAGCACCTGTTCTGCGTGTAACAGCGCCGGATACAGTCTATGCCTTCACACAAGCTGAAGAAATATGGCTGCCTGACCATAACGATATTGTTGAAAAAGCAAATAAAGTAGTTAATTTTTAA
- a CDS encoding dihydrolipoamide acetyltransferase family protein, with amino-acid sequence MAFEFKLPDIGEGIHEGEIAKWFVKPGDEVKEDDVLCEVQNDKAVVEIPSQVDGTVKEIHVDEGETTTVGTVIITIDDGSEDSGEESKEEPKEEPKEESKDEAKEEKQEASKEEKSTEQPAAQSDDSDVDEDKRVIAMPSVRKYARDNDVDIRKVQGSGKNGRILKEDVNSFLDGGQAKAEDSQEDAAKEEKAETSTKATAEPAGEAYPETREKMSGMRKAIAKAMVNSKHTAPHVTLMDEVDVSELVAHRKKFKAVAAEQDIKLTYLPYVVKALVSTLKKYPVLNTSLDDETDEIIQKHYYNIGIAADTDKGLLVPVVKDADRKSIFSISSEVNELAVKARDGKLSSEEMKGASTTITNIGSAGGQWFTPVINHPEVAILGIGRIAEKPVVLDGEVVVAPVLAISLSFDHRMIDGATAQHAMNNIKRLLNDPQLIMMEA; translated from the coding sequence GTGGCGTTCGAATTTAAACTGCCTGATATCGGTGAAGGTATCCACGAGGGTGAAATCGCAAAGTGGTTTGTTAAACCTGGTGATGAAGTAAAAGAAGATGACGTACTTTGTGAAGTGCAAAACGACAAAGCAGTTGTTGAGATCCCTTCCCAAGTCGACGGTACAGTCAAAGAGATTCACGTTGATGAAGGTGAAACGACAACAGTAGGTACAGTCATTATTACGATTGACGACGGTTCTGAGGATTCTGGTGAGGAATCAAAAGAAGAACCTAAAGAAGAACCTAAAGAAGAGTCAAAAGATGAAGCAAAAGAAGAAAAACAAGAAGCTTCAAAAGAAGAAAAATCAACAGAACAGCCTGCAGCTCAATCCGATGATAGTGATGTTGATGAAGATAAACGTGTCATCGCTATGCCGTCAGTAAGAAAGTATGCACGTGATAACGATGTTGATATCCGTAAAGTGCAGGGCTCAGGAAAGAATGGCCGAATCCTTAAAGAAGATGTAAACAGCTTCTTAGATGGTGGACAAGCCAAAGCTGAGGACAGCCAAGAAGACGCGGCTAAAGAAGAAAAGGCAGAAACCTCTACTAAAGCAACAGCGGAACCAGCTGGCGAAGCTTATCCTGAAACTCGTGAGAAGATGAGCGGCATGCGTAAAGCGATTGCTAAGGCAATGGTTAACTCTAAACACACGGCCCCACATGTTACACTTATGGATGAAGTGGATGTATCAGAGCTCGTAGCTCATCGTAAGAAATTTAAGGCCGTTGCAGCAGAACAAGATATTAAGCTGACCTATCTTCCTTATGTAGTGAAAGCACTCGTTTCAACTCTTAAGAAGTATCCTGTTCTAAATACATCACTGGATGATGAAACGGATGAAATTATTCAAAAACACTACTATAATATTGGTATTGCAGCTGATACGGATAAAGGATTACTTGTACCTGTTGTAAAAGATGCTGATCGCAAGTCAATCTTCTCTATTTCAAGTGAAGTGAATGAATTGGCTGTTAAAGCACGTGACGGGAAACTTTCTTCAGAAGAAATGAAGGGTGCTTCAACAACAATCACAAATATCGGTTCAGCTGGTGGACAATGGTTCACTCCCGTTATTAATCACCCAGAAGTAGCGATTCTAGGAATTGGACGTATTGCCGAGAAACCAGTTGTACTTGACGGGGAAGTAGTCGTTGCTCCGGTACTTGCTATTTCATTAAGCTTTGACCACCGTATGATCGATGGTGCCACAGCTCAGCATGCAATGAATAACATCAAGCGTTTACTGAACGATCCACAACTAATTATGATGGAGGCGTAA